GCGTGTGCTCCTGATTGTCGAAGGTGCCTTCCCGTTTCTCTGGCTGCTCGTCTGGCTGCTGAGCATCGATGACTTTCCGAAACAAGCGAAATGGATCTCTGCGGAAGAGCGCCAATATCTCGAAAAAACGCTTGCAGCCGAGACTGCTGACGCCAAACCTCAGGAGCGAGTCAGTTACCTGGCAGCACTGCTGTCACCCCAGGTCTTGATCCTCACTACGATCTACTTCCTCCGAAACTTTGGCAGCTATGGTTCGCTGTTCTGGCTTCCAACCGCTCTTGGTAAGGCGAAGAAGCTGAGCGATCTGACGTTGGGAAACGTAATCACGATCCCTTATCTGCTGGCAGCCATTCTGATGGTAGCCGCGGCCAAGAGCTCCGACAGAACCGGGGAGCGGCGCGCGCACATGAGCCTCACGCTGATCGTGTCTGGAGCATCGTTTTTGGGAGCATTGGTTACTCAGCGCTTTCCATTCCTATCGTTTTCGCTGATTAGTTTGGCGGTTGCTGCTGTGTATGCATCCCTGGGCCCATTTTGGGCATTGCCAACTGAGACGCTGCCGCGCAAAGTTGTGGCGACTGCGATGGGACTTATTAATGCGATCGGGAATCTGGGCGGCTACTTCGGTCCGGTCGTAATTGGACACTTCCTGAAGCAGTCGGGCGGCTTTGTTTACGGATTTGGAATTGTCGGCATTGCGCTCATCATCGCGGCAGGAATGTCATTCATGTTACGTCCTGCGAAGCCGGCTGCAGTAGCGACCGTGAGTTCCTGAGGGGAGTGGCGAACACGAAGGGCACGAAGGAAAAAGCCAAGGTCACGGGGCAACAACAATCCCTTGTGACCTCCTCCTTTGCCTTCGCGACCGGAGCCGGCCCTGAGCGCAGTCGAAAGGGTGTTCACCTCTAAAGGTTTGCATGTCTAAACCAAAGGGCCTCGATAATGGCCTGACAAACTATGGTGATCGCGACTTCTCTCGCTATCTGCGGCGATCGTTTGCCCGCTCCATGGGTATCTCGCAGGAACTGTTAGGCAGGCCTGTCGTCGGCATCGCGGTTTCCGGCAGCGGGTTCAACAATTGCCACCGCACGATGGACGAGCTCACGGCGGCGGTTTCACGCGGAGTGCTCGCCGCAGGAGGTCTACCCGCAACGTTTCCAACCATCTCTCTAGGCGAAGTCTTCCTCAATCCCACGAGCATGATGTTTCGCAACCTGATGTCGATGGATGTGGAGGAAATGATTCGCGCGCAGCCGATGGACGCTGTTGTGCTCATCGGTGGATGCGACAAAACTGTTCCTGCGCAATTGATGGGTGCGGCATCTGCCGGCAAGCCGGCGATTCAGCTCGTGACCGGCCCGATGATGACGGGGCGATATCGCGGCGAGCGTTTGGGTGCCTGCACCGACTGCAGGCGTTTCTGGGCCAAGTATCGCGCTGGAGAAGTTACTGAAAAAGAAGTTTCGGAAGTGGAAGGCAATCTGGCAGTCACAGCCGGAACGTGTGCCGTAATGGGAACCGCGAGCTCGATGGCATGCCTGACGGAGGCTCTCGGAATGTCGCTACCGGGAATGGCAGCGATTCCGGCCGTGCACTCCGCGCGCATGGTGGCTGCGGAGCAAACAGGCAAAGCTGCAGTGCGACTGACACAACAGTCGATTACACCTGAACAAGTGATCACCGAGCGCTCTGTAGAAAACGCGTTGCGAGTCTTACTCGCTCTCGGTGGATCGACGAACGCCGTCATTCATCTCACCGCCATTGCCGGACGTTTGGGCATTCCTCTTTCGCTCGCGCGACTTAACGAGATCTCCGATGAGACTCCCGTGCTCGTTGACCTAAAACCCGTGGGTGAAGGTTACATGGAGGATTTTTATGCAGCAGGAGGAGTAGGCGCAGTATTACGGGAGCTGCGACCGCTGCTGCATCTCGATTGCATCGGAGTGGATGGTCGCCTGCTACGCGAACGTCTGGAGGATCCCGAGCCATGGATCGACAGAAAAGTCATTCACCGTTTTGCCGAGCCGATAGCTTCGACGGGAGGAATCGTAGCGCTCCAGGGAAGTCTTGCGCCCCAAGGCGCGATTCTAAAGCGCGCGGCTGCGACTCCAGCTCTGTTCGAAAGCGAAGGCCGTGCGGTGGTTTTTGAAAATCTCGACGACATGGCTCAGAGGATTGACGATCCGAATCTCGACGTCTTGCCCAATGACATTCTCGTGTTGAAGAATGCGGGCCCTATTGCGGCAGGCATGCCGGAAGCCGGCTACCTTCCCATTCCCGGAAAGCTCGCACGTGCTGGAGTCCAGGACATGATTCGCATCTCCGATGCGCGCATGAGCGGAACGGCCTACGGCACCATCGTTCTTCATATCGCTCCGGAAGCGGCAGCCGGCGGGCCGCTCGCGATTGTGCGCAACGGAGACCGAATCGCGTTGTCGGTGGCCAAGAAGAAGATCGATTTGCTCGTGCCCGAAGAGGAACAAAAGCGCAGGTTTGCATCGTGGGCGCCTCCGGCTCAGCCTGAGCGGGGGTATGCGGCTCTCTATTGGCGGAGTGTGTTGCAGGCTCCTGAAGGATGCGATTTCGATTTCTTGGTGAAGGGAAAAACGGCCCGGTAGATCCTAGAGTGACCAGGTGTTGCAAGCCGCATGGTAGAGACGCAGCATGCTGCGTCTCTACGAGGACGATGGCGTCTAGTGACTGTCTCGTGGCACACCAGCACCGCTTCCGCCGGGAAGAAAATCGAGATCGGCGCCACGATCGGCCTGCATCACGTGATCCAGGTAGAGCTTGTAGTACCCGCGTTCGAAAATCGGTTGCGGCGGCTTCCATGCGGCGCGGCGCCTTGAAAGTTCGGCTTCCGGAACATTTAACACTAGTTTTCGGGCATCGACGTCTAGTTCAATGACGTCACCGTTCTGCACCAGGGCCAGCGTTCCACCCGCGGCAGCCTCTGGTGAGACATGCAGCACGACGGTCCCAAAGGCGGTGCCGCTCATCCGTGCGTCGGAGATGCGGACCATGTCTGTGATTCCCTTCTTCAAGATCTTTGGCGGGAGTGGCATATTCCCAACCTCGGGCATTCCTGGATATCCACGCGGCCCACAATTCTTAAGCACGAGAACTGAGCGCTCGTCGACATCCAGTTCGGGAGTATCGATTCGAGCGTAGAAATCCTCGATGTTCTCGAAAACAATCGCGCGTCCAGTGTGCTTCATCAGTTCCGGAGTAGCTGCGGATGGTTTAAGAACAGCGCCGTTTGGACAAAGATTCCCATGCAGCACTGCGATACCGCTGTTGTCCCGAAATGGGCTTTGCGCGGAATGGATCACGTCCCGATCGAAGCACTCGGCGTCCGCCACGTTTTGTCCGATCGTCTTTCCGTTGACCGTAAGTGCGTCGTGATGGATCAGATCCCCAAGCTCGCGGATCAACGCTGGCAATCCGCCTGCGTAGTAGAAGTCCTCCATCAGGTACTTGCCCGCAGGCATCAGGTTCAAGAGACAAGGCACATTACGACCAAGCACATCCCAATCGTGCAGTGTAAGTGGAACGCCGATGCGGCCTGCGATGGCAAGCAAGTGAATGACTGAATTGGTCGAGCCGCCGATAGCGCCAACAACGCGAATCGCATTTTCGAATGCTTTGCGCGTGAGGATCTTTGACATGCGCAGATCCTCCTTCACCATCTCGACGATCCGGCGGCCGGCCGTATGAGCGAGCGTGTAGCGGCGCGAGTCCACCGCCGGAATGGCTGCGTTCGTGGGCAATCCCATGCCGAGCGCCTCCACAACGCAAGCCATCGTGGATGCGGTTCCCATCGTCATGCAGTGGCCGGCAGAGCGGCTCATGCAAGCCTCAGCAGCCATGAAGTCGCACATACTCATGGCGCCGCAGCGCACGTCCTCGCTGAATTTCCACACATCGGTGCCCGAGCCGATATCCCGACCGCGGAACTTCCCATTCAACATGGGGCCGCCCGAAAGCATGAGCGCCGGCAGATCGCAACTAGCGGCGCCCATCAGAAGTGCAGGCGTGGTCTTATCGCAGCCCGCGAGCAGGATGACTCCATCAATCGGATTCGCGCGAATCGACTCTTCTACGTCCATGCTCACGAGGTTGCGGAACAGCATGGTCGTGGGCCGCATGAGCGTCTCGCCCAGCGACATCACTGGAAACTCGAGTGGGAAGCCTCCGGCCTCGTAGACTCCACGCTTCACGTGGTCCGCGATCGTGCGGAAGTGTGCATTGCATGGCGTGAGCTCCGACCATGTGTTACAGATCCCAATCACCGGGCGTCCGTCGAACAGGTGATCGGGCAATCCCTGATTCTTCATCCAGCTTCGGTGGATAAAGCCATCGCGGTTACGCAAACCAAACCATGCCGCACTACGTAGCTT
This Terriglobales bacterium DNA region includes the following protein-coding sequences:
- a CDS encoding MFS transporter; translated protein: MTEQRWLRILSVSFVMYTIAYIDRTNVSMALPAMSAELHMDPRQAGDAVGLFFWGYLLLQMPAAYLAQHWSAKRTVAILLVAWGLCSVATGFVHTLTQFRLMRLVLGLAEGGVWPAVLVLVAHWFPRAERARANAYWMLCLPLSVVISSPLSGWLLTHWNWRVLLIVEGAFPFLWLLVWLLSIDDFPKQAKWISAEERQYLEKTLAAETADAKPQERVSYLAALLSPQVLILTTIYFLRNFGSYGSLFWLPTALGKAKKLSDLTLGNVITIPYLLAAILMVAAAKSSDRTGERRAHMSLTLIVSGASFLGALVTQRFPFLSFSLISLAVAAVYASLGPFWALPTETLPRKVVATAMGLINAIGNLGGYFGPVVIGHFLKQSGGFVYGFGIVGIALIIAAGMSFMLRPAKPAAVATVSS
- a CDS encoding IlvD/Edd family dehydratase; translated protein: MKLRSAAWFGLRNRDGFIHRSWMKNQGLPDHLFDGRPVIGICNTWSELTPCNAHFRTIADHVKRGVYEAGGFPLEFPVMSLGETLMRPTTMLFRNLVSMDVEESIRANPIDGVILLAGCDKTTPALLMGAASCDLPALMLSGGPMLNGKFRGRDIGSGTDVWKFSEDVRCGAMSMCDFMAAEACMSRSAGHCMTMGTASTMACVVEALGMGLPTNAAIPAVDSRRYTLAHTAGRRIVEMVKEDLRMSKILTRKAFENAIRVVGAIGGSTNSVIHLLAIAGRIGVPLTLHDWDVLGRNVPCLLNLMPAGKYLMEDFYYAGGLPALIRELGDLIHHDALTVNGKTIGQNVADAECFDRDVIHSAQSPFRDNSGIAVLHGNLCPNGAVLKPSAATPELMKHTGRAIVFENIEDFYARIDTPELDVDERSVLVLKNCGPRGYPGMPEVGNMPLPPKILKKGITDMVRISDARMSGTAFGTVVLHVSPEAAAGGTLALVQNGDVIELDVDARKLVLNVPEAELSRRRAAWKPPQPIFERGYYKLYLDHVMQADRGADLDFLPGGSGAGVPRDSH
- a CDS encoding dihydroxy-acid dehydratase, which produces MSKPKGLDNGLTNYGDRDFSRYLRRSFARSMGISQELLGRPVVGIAVSGSGFNNCHRTMDELTAAVSRGVLAAGGLPATFPTISLGEVFLNPTSMMFRNLMSMDVEEMIRAQPMDAVVLIGGCDKTVPAQLMGAASAGKPAIQLVTGPMMTGRYRGERLGACTDCRRFWAKYRAGEVTEKEVSEVEGNLAVTAGTCAVMGTASSMACLTEALGMSLPGMAAIPAVHSARMVAAEQTGKAAVRLTQQSITPEQVITERSVENALRVLLALGGSTNAVIHLTAIAGRLGIPLSLARLNEISDETPVLVDLKPVGEGYMEDFYAAGGVGAVLRELRPLLHLDCIGVDGRLLRERLEDPEPWIDRKVIHRFAEPIASTGGIVALQGSLAPQGAILKRAAATPALFESEGRAVVFENLDDMAQRIDDPNLDVLPNDILVLKNAGPIAAGMPEAGYLPIPGKLARAGVQDMIRISDARMSGTAYGTIVLHIAPEAAAGGPLAIVRNGDRIALSVAKKKIDLLVPEEEQKRRFASWAPPAQPERGYAALYWRSVLQAPEGCDFDFLVKGKTAR